A window of the Candidatus Izemoplasmatales bacterium genome harbors these coding sequences:
- the rseP gene encoding RIP metalloprotease RseP, translating to MWNFLGNILLFLLVLSVVICIHELGHFLFAKKAGILCHEFSFGMGPRLISKKFGETTFSIRAFPFGGFVTMAGEELSLDVVKKGDRIRISLNDDMHVDRIVVNAKNPKYQNLQEVLVEDVDLRGEGMKPLFVNGYPVERDAKFVFDRYEIQIAPYERSFVSKTKSQRFMVTFAGAMMNIVLAFLVYLFIALAFGIPDTGSRVVSAVSEGMPAEGIVLPGDEIVAINGVAVSSWSDAGVSVTSELAKYLDHGTFVLTVVRDGATLVLDPIRPVYLFYGLGFTADSSVAGLVIDQPLYAETELMEGDVIVSIDGVTFADWGDVIAYAYAHPEGSTEEEPTSIVVERDGVELDPITYVAYGESALAAMGYGIFYSRLGIGGSTHFDFFGSFPVAVRDLGDAAISIYRTLWLLVSGGQVKLSQMSGFIGIYTITANAAAQGIVSLLSWVGLLSVNLGIINLLPIPALDGGRLAFIAYEAVTKKKPNQKFENWLHTIMFFLLIGLILFITYNDILRLFTAR from the coding sequence ATGTGGAACTTCCTCGGCAACATCCTGCTCTTCCTCCTCGTCCTGAGCGTCGTCATCTGCATCCACGAGCTCGGGCATTTTCTCTTCGCCAAGAAGGCGGGGATCCTCTGCCATGAATTCAGCTTCGGGATGGGCCCGCGCCTGATCTCGAAGAAGTTCGGCGAGACGACCTTCTCGATCCGCGCGTTCCCCTTCGGCGGTTTCGTCACGATGGCCGGCGAGGAACTCTCCCTCGACGTCGTCAAGAAGGGCGACCGGATCCGGATTTCCCTGAACGACGACATGCACGTCGACCGGATCGTCGTCAACGCCAAGAACCCCAAGTACCAGAACCTCCAGGAGGTCCTGGTCGAGGACGTCGACCTTCGGGGCGAGGGCATGAAGCCGCTCTTCGTGAACGGCTACCCGGTCGAGCGCGACGCCAAGTTCGTCTTCGACCGCTACGAGATCCAGATCGCCCCCTACGAGCGCAGCTTCGTCTCGAAGACGAAGTCGCAGCGCTTCATGGTCACCTTCGCCGGGGCGATGATGAACATCGTCCTCGCCTTCTTGGTCTACCTCTTCATCGCCCTCGCCTTCGGCATCCCGGATACGGGAAGCCGGGTCGTGTCGGCGGTGTCGGAAGGCATGCCGGCGGAAGGAATCGTGCTCCCGGGCGACGAGATCGTCGCGATCAACGGCGTCGCGGTCTCTTCCTGGTCGGATGCGGGCGTCTCGGTCACGAGCGAACTGGCCAAGTACCTCGACCACGGGACCTTCGTCCTCACCGTCGTCCGCGACGGCGCCACCCTCGTCCTCGATCCGATCAGGCCGGTCTATCTCTTCTACGGCCTCGGCTTCACCGCCGATTCGAGCGTCGCCGGCCTCGTCATCGACCAGCCGCTCTATGCCGAGACGGAACTGATGGAAGGCGACGTGATCGTCTCGATCGACGGCGTGACGTTTGCCGACTGGGGCGACGTGATCGCCTACGCCTACGCGCATCCGGAAGGATCGACGGAGGAGGAACCGACGTCGATCGTGGTCGAACGCGACGGGGTCGAACTCGATCCGATCACCTACGTCGCCTATGGCGAATCCGCGCTCGCGGCGATGGGATACGGGATCTTCTATTCCCGCCTCGGCATCGGCGGCTCCACCCACTTCGACTTCTTCGGGTCCTTCCCGGTCGCCGTCCGCGACCTCGGCGACGCCGCGATCTCGATCTACCGGACGCTCTGGCTGCTCGTCTCCGGCGGCCAGGTGAAGCTCTCGCAGATGTCGGGTTTCATCGGCATCTACACGATCACGGCGAACGCCGCCGCGCAGGGCATCGTCTCGCTCCTCTCCTGGGTCGGCCTGCTTTCGGTCAACCTCGGCATCATCAACCTCCTGCCGATCCCGGCGCTCGACGGCGGCCGGCTCGCGTTCATCGCCTACGAGGCGGTCACGAAGAAGAAGCCCAACCAGAAGTTCGAGAACTGGCTCCACACGATCATGTTCTTCCTCCTGATCGGACTGATCCTGTTCATCACCTACAACGACATCCTGAGGCTCTTCACCGCCCGGTGA